A region from the Cyprinus carpio isolate SPL01 chromosome A8, ASM1834038v1, whole genome shotgun sequence genome encodes:
- the LOC109053924 gene encoding 8-oxo-dGDP phosphatase NUDT18-like produces MDSRAQILEETLETILKGEGLEMREFDAVPEQVKPVTLRKSVCYIVSGVIFNSKDEVLMVQEAKRECYGRWYLPAGRMEERESILEALQREVKEEAGIDCQPITLLMVQEQGPKWVRFVILAEEKGGSLKTTAEADSESLQAQWWDRESPLPLRAPDVLPLIDAGIKYRRNPSFPMLQPVDFPCPVICQRLLLAYISSNGNTDSSNEPRLWLLLSSNDATPHPSLPIAVSVDTYNTIPWAAHRLIKECMSSSSIHVQICGILGVQHNGRIPGKTDGICFNMLVLLENLEDGAEISSPPALEGDAYRWHDMTNQSLKAKIIQRIKEKSVLPVQSL; encoded by the exons ATGGACTCAAGGGCACAGATACTGGAGGAAACCTTAGAGACGATTTTAAAGGGTGAAGGACTCGAGATGAGAGAGTTTGATGCAGTCCCTGAACAAGTGAAGCCTGTCACACTGAGGAAGAGCGTGTGTTACATTGTCAGCGGAGTTATCTTCAACTCAAAG GATGAGGTGTTAATGGTTCAGGAGGCAAAGAGGGAGTGTTATGGCAGATGGTATCTCCCTGCGGGACGCATGGAGGAGCGTGAAAGCATTCTAGAGGCGCTGCAGAGGGAGGTCAAGGAGGAGGCTGGCATAGACTGCCAACCAATCACACTGCTGATGGTTCAAGAACAAGGGCCAAAGTGGGTTCGCTTCGTCATCCTTGCAGAGGAAAAAG gAGGCTCTCTGAAGACAACGGCAGAAGCAGATTCTGAATCCCTTCAAGCTCAGTGGTGGGACCGCGAGTCCCCACTTCCTCTTCGCGCACCTGACGTACTGCCCCTCATTGATGCTGGAATAAAATATCGCCGAAATCCCTCGTTCCCTATGTTACAACCTGTTGACTTCCCATGTCCCGTTATCTGCCAAAGACTTTTACTCGCATACATCTCCAGCAACGGTAACACAGACAGCAGCAATGAGCCCCGTCTGTGGCTGCTGCTGAGCAGCAATGATGCCACTCCTCATCCCAGTCTTCCTATAGCAGTATCAGTTGATACATACAACACAATCCCATGGGCTGCACACAGGCTGATTAAGGAGTGCATGTCTTCATCATCCATCCACGTTCAAATATGTGGCATTCTTGGAGTGCAGCACAATGGGAGAATTCCAGGGAAAACAGACGGGATCTGCTTCAACATGCTTGTGTTGTTGGAAAATTTAGAGGATGGGGCTGAAATCAGCAGCCCACCAGCATTGGAGGGTGATGCTTACAGATGGCATGACATGACCAATCAGAGTCTGAAGGCAAAGATAATACAgagaattaaagaaaaatctgTTCTGCCTGTTCAGAGTCTATAG